The sequence ATCAGATCCTGGTAATAGGTTTCTGAAGTGAGTAATGATGAAGTTATCATTAATTGGGATGATTGGCGTGTATGGGGTAGCCATAAactcttttttattatccTTGGCCATTTCCTCTGCTGGCTTACCTCTTGCATTCAATAAGAGCTTTGGTATATAAGTGATTTGGCCATTTTCTAATTCCATTAGGATAGCCTTAGTAGTAATATCATCCGTTGTCTTGGAAATGGACATTGTCTTGATGATCTCCGGGAAAATAAACTGCTTAGTCTGGAATTGAGGTTTGTTAATGTTACCGGTTAATGGATCATAAGAAAAATGCTTATCTGAGTCAGACAAACGTTCATCTGGGGTCAGTGATTCATATAATTCAACTACTACCAGCTTTTGTTCAGGAACAGGTTCAGAACTGAAATAGGAATAAACGACCCAATATTCACCGAAAACAATATCCGTTGGAAACCTGAAATCTGGAGAATCCTTGTGCTCTTGGGTGATAAGGATTTCTCCTGTAATGGTATCAATTAAGTTGAATGTGATTGTATGGTGCTCTTCGTTAGCGATTAGATAAGCCGCTAGGTTTGGATACAAATATTTATAAAGAACCGATTTGTCACCTAGAGTAATACCAAGAGTGTTTGAGTTTGTTGTGTCCCTATTGCTATAcgccattattttttccttcgaCTTTACGGTTCTCTGCCAAGCTTCTTTCACCGCATCGTTCTCGATTCTGTAGCAGTAAATGCCATTTTTGTCATGCTCCGTGACAAATGTTAGTTCGTTAATAAAAAGTCCTAATGTTTCGAGTCCTaatgtttcaaaaaaggGCATATCGCAACTAGTGTGGTTGTTGTAAACTATTGGTGCATCCAAATTCTTGCGGAGATTCAGTTTAAACAGTAAATGACCCTTATTCTCAAACTTGATTAAATACTGGCATTTATGTTCATTCAGCTTAATAACGGAGTCAACAGTTCCACTTTCAGGTAGAGAGGATCTTGATTTGATAACCGGTAGATCGTTAGCGACTTCAATTGTCAAATAATGTCCATCATGTGAAAAAACAACGAGCTCGTCATGGTTTTTATCCGTCCAGAACATTTTAATGCTTTGGTCAATTTCCAAATCGAGTTTCCAAATAAGTTGACCCTTATTAATCATATCAAGGCCGCCAATAAAGCCATCATGGGTCAAAACAATTAAGGTCTTAGCGAAGCCAAATTTCAGGTCTGATACTGTTGTATCCTTGGAGTCCAAAGCCAGGAGTCTAGTGAAGACACGTCCTGGTGAAAAATGGTTctctttcaataaattgATGAAACGATTCCAATTTGTTGTCAATCTAAGCCAGTAAGCGTTCCAAAGCGAATTTGAATTAAGTTCGGCTTTCATATCTTTGTTCAATTCCACATCTCTAGAATCGAAAACGTCCAATACAGCATAGTCTACCACATTAGTTAACCATTCATCTCTTTGCCAAACCGGTACCAATTCTGTATCATTGACAGAAAACCCTATATACTGGGTGTCGTTAACGTTTAAAACCAAAGCCAGGGGATCTTCGCGTTGGAAATATTCCACTTTGTTGAACCCTTGAGGTAATTCCAATTTCAATTCGGCCAATTTTGACTCCTCGTCGAGAATACACAGTTCATTGTCCTTAATGGATACTTGATCGTTTGAATATGAGGATTGTGGCAAAATGGTTGTAGAGGGGACGTTATCTATGCCCTCATCTAGTAAGAACCAATCGTGTAAATCGAATTTCTGCCAATGTTGGCTTGAAGAGTTCACACAAATCATTGCGTTGTAATCATTGCTATCCAGTTGAATCTCATCAATGGTGAAGGGCAAAACGTTTCTGAAAAGAATCTGTCCGGAAGAAATGTTGAACGAAGAAACTAAACAGGAAGTTTCGGTAGGGTTCGATAAGATGACAACCCGGCTAGGGTCTCGAGAATCAGGGatgattttcttccaaGGACCCAAGTTAGCCAATTGCCAATCAGTGATAAATGCATCATCTGAAAATACTGCTTGGACACAACTCGTGTTTAGGAAGAGTGAAATGAAGACGTACACCAAGGCTGTACACGTTATCTTCATTGCTGTGGAGAGAGGATTAAAGGGTTGATATGAATGTAGATATTAGTTATTAATGGAGTGTatatttaaatatttatatatttgcatatataatactaaatcCCAgccatattttctttggtaGTCGTTTGAAAAATCACGGTTCACGAAGGAGGATCTAATATACGCACGGCACAACTAAGGAATTAGCAAAGACCTAATGTGTCTTTTCGTTAGTAAGAGCTTTGGGAGTAGGCCCTGGTAATGGAGGGTCCGTGCTAGTGGGAGTCTTAGTATGGGAGGGCATGGTGGTTGGTATGAATTTTATGCTTAGCGAGGTTTCTAAGGCCAAAGTCATCCACGGATCATAGAGCGATCTTATTGTATCGAGGTCAATATCTTGTGGGCCGTTCGTATCGTGGGGCAAGACAACACCTCGTGAGAGTGTGGTGCTTGATCTCTTCTTCACTGGTGCGGGAATGGAATTCCCCGAGGATGCTAGGAAATGCAGTCTTTTTTCCACATTTTGTAGATGTAGTTTCTTGGACTCGGAGAAGCCTTCCAGGCCAGTAGAAGACTGCGGATTATGCGATATGGAATTAATAAGCTCGATGGAATTTTCTctaatatttcttttattttgaaagaactCGAACATGTCCAAGTGAAACTCCATGCGATTGAGGTACTCGTTGAAAGACATGGGCTTGTATTCCAAGGGTCCAAACCATTTGATGATGGGATTTTGCGCCTCAACTTGCGCTCTAGCGAGAGCGACGCTTTGCTTGACCTCAGGGATGTTTGTTGAGAGTGGAGTACCGTTCATAGCGTCCTTGACTTTTATCTTAGTAGGATCTATACCCTCGTGGTAATATTTGACaatattgttgaaaaacttCTTGTCACGCACAGATTTCATTTCGTCGTACCACGGGTCGTATTTAAGAAAGTTCAAGCGTGTAAGTTCCAACAGTGACTGAGAAAGTAACAGTGAGCCAAACAAACCCCATAAGAGTTTCCTCACGCTGACGAATCTAGACTGGCGAGGCATGATGGGGGGGGGAGCAAGCACAATGTCGCCATGGGTGGTGGAAAAGCGGTTCAAAGTAGGAAAGTCAGCAATATCCTTCTTAATTTTGGTCTTGCCATTAACAATCATTTCACTGGGTAGTTCGCCAAAGGATAAATTCGAATGGGTGCCAGTGGCGATGCGGCGCGGTGGCGGTAGTTTGTAGAGTCTTTTCAGTCTCCAGAGGGCAAAGAAACCCACTGCAGATTGGATGGTGATCAAAGTGTATAGCCCCGGTAGGTTATCGGGAGCGGGTAC comes from Saccharomyces paradoxus chromosome III, complete sequence and encodes:
- the EMC1 gene encoding Emc1p (Member of conserved endoplasmic reticulum membrane complex~similar to YCL045C), which encodes MKITCTALVYVFISLFLNTSCVQAVFSDDAFITDWQLANLGPWKKIIPDSRDPSRVVILSNPTETSCLVSSFNISSGQILFRNVLPFTIDEIQLDSNDYNAMICVNSSSQHWQKFDLHDWFLLDEGIDNVPSTTILPQSSYSNDQVSIKDNELCILDEESKLAELKLELPQGFNKVEYFQREDPLALVLNVNDTQYIGFSVNDTELVPVWQRDEWLTNVVDYAVLDVFDSRDVELNKDMKAELNSNSLWNAYWLRLTTNWNRFINLLKENHFSPGRVFTRLLALDSKDTTVSDLKFGFAKTLIVLTHDGFIGGLDMINKGQLIWKLDLEIDQSIKMFWTDKNHDELVVFSHDGHYLTIEVANDLPVIKSRSSLPESGTVDSVIKLNEHKCQYLIKFENKGHLLFKLNLRKNLDAPIVYNNHTSCDMPFFETLGLETLGLFINELTFVTEHDKNGIYCYRIENDAVKEAWQRTVKSKEKIMAYSNRDTTNSNTLGITLGDKSVLYKYLYPNLAAYLIANEEHHTITFNLIDTITGEILITQEHKDSPDFRFPTDIVFGEYWVVYSYFSSEPVPEQKLVVVELYESLTPDERLSDSDKHFSYDPLTGNINKPQFQTKQFIFPEIIKTMSISKTTDDITTKAILMELENGQITYIPKLLLNARGKPAEEMAKDNKKEFMATPYTPIIPINDNFIITHFRNLLPGSDSQLISIPTNLESTSIICDLGLDIFCTRITPSGQFDLMSPTFEKGKLLITILILLVITYFIRPSVSNKKLKSQWLIK
- the MGR1 gene encoding Mgr1p (Subunit of the mitochondrial (mt) i-AAA protease supercomplex~similar to YCL044C), which translates into the protein MAVFTPPSGTNNSTDHPHTQDDHDKDDNDIKKFYIRPSLGLKLWGPLVPAPDNLPGLYTLITIQSAVGFFALWRLKRLYKLPPPRRIATGTHSNLSFGELPSEMIVNGKTKIKKDIADFPTLNRFSTTHGDIVLAPPPIMPRQSRFVSVRKLLWGLFGSLLLSQSLLELTRLNFLKYDPWYDEMKSVRDKKFFNNIVKYYHEGIDPTKIKVKDAMNGTPLSTNIPEVKQSVALARAQVEAQNPIIKWFGPLEYKPMSFNEYLNRMEFHLDMFEFFQNKRNIRENSIELINSISHNPQSSTGLEGFSESKKLHLQNVEKRLHFLASSGNSIPAPVKKRSSTTLSRGVVLPHDTNGPQDIDLDTIRSLYDPWMTLALETSLSIKFIPTTMPSHTKTPTSTDPPLPGPTPKALTNEKTH